One window of Dehalococcoidia bacterium genomic DNA carries:
- a CDS encoding restriction endonuclease, with translation MLDLVNYETKAKKAVKTFWVNRKKSGVLAGKNMDGFREIIKEIIEANGLPNAEVGINRKLLTLPGFFRPTKQWDMVVVNKGVLVAALEFKSQVGSFGNNFNNRAEEAIGSAVDLRTAYREGAFGKDAPKPFVGWFMLLEDSPKSKSGIKDDCAHFKIFPEFINASYSERYDILCHKLIQEQLYTSASVILSPSTASKTGNFSEMSELTGLKTFIANFAGHIAVEVARSQSKKKVK, from the coding sequence ATGTTGGATTTAGTCAACTACGAAACAAAGGCAAAAAAAGCAGTCAAAACATTTTGGGTTAATCGTAAGAAATCCGGTGTCCTCGCCGGGAAAAATATGGATGGTTTCCGAGAGATAATTAAAGAAATAATCGAAGCTAATGGTCTCCCTAATGCCGAGGTTGGGATTAATCGAAAGTTGTTGACCTTACCAGGTTTCTTTCGGCCTACAAAGCAGTGGGATATGGTCGTTGTGAATAAAGGCGTCTTGGTTGCAGCATTAGAATTCAAATCGCAAGTGGGATCTTTCGGCAACAATTTTAATAATAGGGCAGAGGAAGCAATAGGTTCCGCCGTGGACTTGCGGACCGCCTATCGCGAAGGCGCCTTCGGCAAAGACGCTCCAAAACCTTTTGTGGGGTGGTTCATGCTGCTTGAAGATTCCCCAAAATCCAAATCCGGGATCAAGGACGACTGTGCCCATTTCAAAATTTTCCCTGAATTTATTAACGCTTCTTATTCGGAACGCTATGACATTCTTTGCCATAAGCTCATTCAAGAACAATTGTACACTTCTGCATCTGTGATATTGTCGCCGAGCACGGCATCGAAAACCGGGAATTTTTCCGAAATGTCAGAACTAACTGGTCTTAAAACGTTTATTGCAAATTTTGCTGGGCACATTGCAGTTGAAGTTGCTCGAAGTCAGAGTAAGAAAAAAGTAAAGTAG